A region of Ochotona princeps isolate mOchPri1 chromosome 2, mOchPri1.hap1, whole genome shotgun sequence DNA encodes the following proteins:
- the LRRC8B gene encoding volume-regulated anion channel subunit LRRC8B yields the protein MITLTELKCLADAQSSYHILKPWWDVFWYYITLIMLLVAVLAGALQLTQSRVLCCLPCKMEFDNHCAVPWDILKASKNMSSSPQMPLPLPLRIQNDLHRQQYSYIDAVCYEKQLHWFAKFFPYLVLLHTLIFAACSNFWLHYPSTSSRLEHFVAILHKCFDSPWTTRALSETVAEQSVRPRKLSKSKTLHSSSGCSADVDSSKQSLPYPQPGLESPGIESPTSSVLDKKEGEQAKAIFEKVKRFRMHVEQKDIIYRVYLKQIIVKVILFVLIITYVPYFLTYITLEIDCSIDVQAFTGYKRYQCVYSLAEIFKVLASFYVILVILYGLTSSYSLWWMLRSSLKQYSFEALREKSNYSDIPDVQNDFAFILHLADQYDPLYSKRFSIFLSEVSENKLKQINLNNEWTVEKLKSKLVKNSQDKIELRLFMLSGLPDNVFELTEMEVLTLELIPEVKLPSAISQLVNLNELRVYHSSLLVDHPALAFLEENLKILRLKFTEMGKIPRWVFRLKNLKELYLSGCVLPEQLSTTQLEGFQDLKNLRTLYLKSSLSRIPQVITDLLPSLQKLSLDNEGCKLVVLNNLKKMVNLKSLELIGCDLERIPHSIFSLNNLHELDLKENNLKTVEEIISFQHLQNLSCLKLWHNNIAYIPAQIGALSNLEQLSLDHNNIENLPLQLFLCTKLQYLDLSYNHLTFIPEEIQYLSNLQYFAVTNNNIEMLPDGLFQCRKLQCLLLGKNSLMNLSPLVGELTHLTHLELIGNYLETLPPELEGCQSLKRSCLIVEENLLNTLPLPVTERLQTCLDKC from the exons ATGATTACCCTAACAGAGCTGAAGTGTTTAGCAGATGCCCAGTCATCTTACCACATCTTAAAACCATGGTGGGACGTGTTCTGGTATTACATCACTCTGATCATGCTGCTGGTGGCAGTGCTGGCCGGAGCTCTCCAGCTTACACAGAGCAGGGTTCTGTGCTGTCTTCCATGCAAAATGGAATTCGACAATCACTGTGCTGTGCCTTGGGACATACTGAAAGCCAGCAAGAACATGTCCTCTAGCCCCCAGATGCCACTTCCACTGCCCCTCCGAATCCAGAATGATCTCCACCGACAGCAGTATTCCTACATCGATGCTGTTTGTTAtgagaaacaactccattggtTTGCAAAGTTCTTCCCCTACCTGGTGCTCCTGCACACGCTCATCTTTGCAGCCTGCAGCAACTTTTGGCTTCACTACCCCAGTACCAGTTCCCGACTGGAGCATTTCGTGGCCATCCTTCACAAATGCTTTGACTCTCCGTGGACCACCCGTGCCCTGTCTGAAACAGTGGCCGAACAGTCAGTGAGACCCCGCAAACTCTCCAAGTCTAAGACTTTACATTCGTCCTCAGGGTGTTCTGCTGACGTTGACTCCAGCAAGCAGTCATTGCCCtacccacagccagggctggagtccCCAGGCATAGAAAGCCCCACTTCCAGTGTGCTGGACAAGAAGGAGGGCGAACAGGCCAAAGCCATCTTTGAGAAAGTGAAGAGATTTCGCATGCATGTGGAACAGAAGGACATCATTTATAGGGTATACCTGAAACAAATAATAGTCAAGGTCATTCTGTTTGTCCTCATCATAACTTACGTTCCATACTTTTTAACCTATATCACTCTTGAAATTGACTGTTCCATTGACGTGCAGGCTTTTACAGGATACAAGCGCTACCAATGTGTCTACTCCTTGGCAGAGATTTTTAAGGTCCTAGCTTCCTTTTATGTCATTTTGGTTATTCTCTATGGTCTCACCTCCTCCTATAGCTTGTGGTGGATGTTgaggagttcactaaagcaataTTCCTTTGAGgcattgagagagaaaagcaacTACAGCGATATCCCTGACGTGCAAAATGACTTTGCCTTCATCCTGCACCTGGCAGATCAGTATGACCCACTTTACTCCAAACGTTTCTCCATATTCCTGTCTGAGGTCAGCGAGAACAAACTGAAACAGATCAACCTGAACAACGAGTGGACAGTAGAGAAGCTGAAAAGTAAGCTGGTGAAGAATTCCCAGGACAAGATAGAGCTACGGCTCTTTATGCTCAGTGGCCTCCCAGACAATGTCTTTGAGTTAACAGAAATGGAAGTGCTGACCCTCGAGCTCATCCCAGAGGTCAAGCTCCCCTCTGCCATCTCACAGCTGGTCAACCTCAATGAGCTTCGTGTCTACCACTCATCCTTGCTGGTGGACCATCCTGCACTGGCCTTTCTAGAGGAAAACTTAAAAATCCTCCGCCTGAAATTTACAGAAATGGGAAAAATCCCCCGCTGGGTATTTCGCTTGAAGAATCTCAAGGAACTTTACCTTTCAGGCTGTGTGCTCCCTGAGCAGTTGAGTACCACACAGTTGGAGGGCTTTCAGGACTTAAAGAACCTGAGGACGCTATACTTGAAGAGCAGCCTGTCCCGGATCCCCCAAGTCATTACAGACCTCCTGCCTTCACTGCAGAAGTTGTCCCTTGACAATGAGGGATGCAAGCTGGTGGTGTTGAACAATCTTAAAAAGATGGTCAACCTAAAGAGCCTTGAACTGATCGGATGTGACTTGGAACGCATTCCACACTCCATTTTCAGCCTGAACAATTTGCATGAGCTAGACCTCAAGGAAAATAACCTGAAGACAGTGGAGGAGATCATTAGCTTCCAGCATCTTCAGAATCTGTCCTGCTTGAAGTTGTGGCACAATAACATTGCTTATATTCCTGCCCAGATTGGGGCGTTATCTAACCTCGAGCAACTCTCTTTGGATCATAATAATATCGAGAATCTGCCCTTGCAGCTTTTTCTATGCACCAAACTGCAGTATTTGGATCTAAGCTATAACCACCTGACCTTCATTCCAGAAGAAATCCAGTATCTAAGTAATTTGCAGTACTTTGCTGTGACCAACAACAAT aTTGAAATGCTACCAGATGGACTGTTTCAGTGCAGAAAACTACAGTGTTTACTCTTGGGGAAAAATAGCCTCATGAACTTGTCCCCACTCGTGGGCGAGCTGACACACCTGACACATCTGGAACTCATTGGTAATTACCTGGAGACACTTCCTCCTGAACTCGAAGGCTGTCAGTCCCTGAAGCGAAGCTGTCTGATTGTCGAAGAGAATTTGCTGAAtactcttcctctccctgttacTGAACGTCTGCAGACATGTTTAGATAAATGCTGA
- the LOC131478609 gene encoding uncharacterized LOC128092251 homolog, protein MKITTEMMVCLRNFKRCRPPD, encoded by the coding sequence ATGAAGATAACCACAGAGATGATGGTGTGTCTAAGAAACTTCAAAAGATGTCGACCTCCTGATTGA